The genomic region GCGGACGGCAGCCAGACGCGCTTTCGTTTCGTCTACCCGCGCCATGCGCGCCTGCCGTTCCTGGTCACGCCCTACACGCCTTCTCAACATCCGGAGCGACTGATCCACCCCAACGGCGCCACCGGGCTGGCGGCGATTCGCCTGGGGGTCAGCCCTGCCGACCGCACCGCCCTCGACCTGCTGGCGGGCGACGATCCGATGTTGCGCCTGCATCCGGCTGAATATACCGGCGTACAGGCGGTGCAAATCGCCGGCCTGACGCAACCGCTGACCCTGCATGGCGCCCAGTTGCTGGGTTGCCCGACTGCCCAAGGAGATTTCCATGCTTGATGGCTGCACTGACTGGCCCGAAGACTTTATCCGCCGCTACCGCGAGCAAGGCTATTGGCAAGGCGTGCCCCTGGGCCAACTGCCGCGCGAACAATCCCAGAGCACGCCGCAACAGGAAGCCTTGGTGGACGGCAATCGACGCTGGAGCTACGCCGAGCTGGACCAACAGGCCGACCGACTGGCCGCCGGCCTCGCCGAACGCGGGCTGGTCGCTGGCCAGCGGGTGCTGGTGCAACTGCCCAATATCGCCGAGTTTTTCGCCCTGACCTTCGCCCTGCTGCGCCTGGGGGTGATCCCGGTGTTTGCGCTGCCGGCCCATCGCGAACATGAACTGGAACACCTGGCGCACCTGAGCCAGGCGGTGGCCTATGTGATTGTCGACCAGCACCTGGGCTTCGATTACCGCCCGCTGGCGCGCACCCTGCGTGAGCAAGTGCCGAGCTTGCAACAGGTGTGGGTGGTGGGCGCGCCCGAGGAGTTCGTAGCCCTGGCCGATTGCGTCGCCGCGCCCCGCCAATTCCCCACGCCGGACGCCCGGGACGTCGCGGTGCTGCTGTTGTCCGGCGGCACCACCGGCCTGCCCAAGCTGATCCCACGCACCCATGACGACTATGCATGCAATGCCCGGCTGGCGGCCCGCGCCTGCGGCTTCGACGGCCACACCCGTTACCTGGCAGCGCTGCCGGTGGCGCACAACTTCCCGCTGGCCTCGCCTGGCGCGCTCGGGGTGTTCAGTGTCGGCGCTACCCTGGTGCTGGCGCCGGAGCCGAGCCCGGACACCGCCTTCGAACTGATCGAACGCGAACGTATCACCCACACCGCCTTGATCCCGCCGCTGGTATTGCTGTGGCTGGAAGTCGCGCAATGGTCCGACCACGACCTCAGCAGCTTGCAATGGCTGCAAGTCGGCGGTGCGCGGCTCAAGGCCGAGATCGCCGCCCGCATCCGCCCGGCCCTGGGCTGTGGCCTGCAACAGGTGTACGGCATGGCCGAAGGCTTGCTGTGTTTTACGCCGCTGGACGATCCCGAGGAACGAGTCTTCGACACCCAGGGCCTTCCCCTTACGACGGCGGATGAGATCCGTATCGTCGATGCCGACGATGTACAGGTGGCGCCCGGCGCCGTGGGGGAATTGTTGGTGCGCGGGCCCTACACCATCCGTGGCTATTACAACGCCGCCGAGCACAACCAGCGGGCGTTTACCGCCGACGGGTTTTATCGCAGCGGCGACCTGGTCCGGCGCCTGCCCGAGGGGCATTTGATTGTCGAGGGGCGCAGCAAGGATGTAATCAACCGCGGCGGCGAGAAGATCCCGGTGGAAGAGATCGAGAACCTGCTGCTCGGCCATCCGCTGATCCGCGATGTGGCGCTGGTGGCCCTGGCCGACGAATTGCTGGGGGAACGCAGTTGCGCCTGCGTACTGGCCCACGGTGAACCCTTGGACCTGGCCTCGATCAACGCCTGGCTGCGCGAGCGTGGGCTGGCGGCCTACAAGTTGCCGGACCGCTTGCAGGTGCTACGCGAGTTCCCGCTGACGCGCCTGGGCAAGGTCAACCGCAAGGCCCTGGCTGAACAGGTATTGGCCTCATGAGCCCGTGGCTGCGCGCATTGCGTGAAAGCGAACAGCCCCGCGCACGCCTGGTGTGCCTGCCCCATGCCGGCGGCAGCGCGAGTTTTTTCCGTCCGTGGCTGGCGCACCTTCCAGGGGACATCGACCTGCTGGCGGTGCAGTATCCCGGCCGTGAAGAGCGCTTCAACGAGGCGCATATCCCGTGCCTGGCGAGCCTCGCCGAACACATCAGCCAGGCGTTGCTGGCCTTGCCTGCGCGGCCCCTGTGGCTGTTCGGCCACAGCATGGGCGCGGCGCTTGCCTATGCCGTGGGCATACAGCTTGAAGCCGCTGGCATGGGGGCTGCCCACGTATTTGTCTCGGCCCACGCACCGCCGCACCGGCAGCCGCCCAGCGACCTGCACCGCCAGGACGACACCACGCTGATCGCCGACATCCTGCGCCAGGACGCCCAGGCCGCCGACCTGTGGGCCAACCCGCAGTTGCGTGCGCTGTTCCTGCCGGTGTTGCGCAGCGACTACCAGGCCATCGAGACCTGGCGCCCCGCCCACCTGCTGCCCTTGGCCGCACCGCTCGATGTGCTGTTGGCGCACGACGACGCCGAGGTCAGCCTGGAACAGGCCCGCGCCTGGGCCGACCTGAGCCGCCACACCCCGGATATCCGCTGGTTCGACGGCGATCACTTTTACCTCAAGCATCAGCCGCGACCGGTGATCCACCACCTGTTGCAGCGCAGCGCCTACCTTCAGGAAGACTCACAATGAAAACCCCGGAACACTGCACTGGCCTTCACGACATCCGCCACGCCATCGACAGACTCGACCAGCAGATCATCGACGCCCTCGGCCTGCGCATGCAGTACGTCAAGGCCGCCTCAGCGTTCAAGCCGGACCAGGCCAGTATCGCCGCCCCGGAGCGCGTCGCAGCGATGTTGCCCCAACGCCGGCAATGGGCGCAGGACGCCGGGCTGGATGGCGAATTTATCGAAAGCCTGTTCAACCAGATCATCCACTGGTACATCGCCGAGCAGACGGCCTTCTGGCTGCAGAAAAAGAGCAAGGCCGTATGAACGCGGCCGACTTGCTCACGGTGTTCCAGGCCGCGCACCAACGGGCGGTGGCGTACCAACGGCCGGTGATTGCCGTCAGCGCCTACCCCGCGCCGACGCTGGCGCCTTTGGCGCTGTATGCAGCCCATCGGCAGGGCTTCTTCTGGTGCGCACACTCGCCTGACCTGAGCCTGTTCGGCCTGGGCTGCGCCTGGCAGATCGAAGCCTGCGGGCCTGGGCGCATGGCCGAGGTGGATCGCCAATGGTTTGCGCTGTGCGCCGATGCGTTGGTGCAAGGGCCCTACCCGGCGGTGCTGCTGGGCGGCATGCGTTTCGATGAACAGCAATCCTGTGCATCCCATTGGGCGCCGTTTGCCGATGCCAGTTTCCAACTCGCCCACTGGTTGCTCAGCGAAGATGCCACAGGGCGCTGGCTGCGCTGCCAGCGTGTGGTCGAGCCGGGCAGCGATCCTGCCGCACTGGTGCAGGAAAGCCTGGCCGTCTACGAACAGTTGCTCAACCCCGCCCCCCATGTAACCTCTACACCCGATGTGCTGGAGCGCCGCGCACTGCCCCGGCATCAATGGCAGGCCAAGGTCGACACCGCGCTGCACGCCATCGCCGGGGGTGAGTTGAACAAGGTGGTGCTGGCGCGGCATATCGACCACCATCTGGACGCCACCCTCGATACCGGCGCGGTGATGGGCCGCCTGCACGAGCGCCGCAACGCCTCGCACCTGTTCGCCATCCACCGTGGCGAGCACTGTTTCATGGGCGCCACGCCAGAGCGATTGCTCAGTTGCGACGCGGGCCGCCTCACCACCCACGCCCTGGCAGGCAGCACCCGTCGCGGGCTCTGGCCGGATGAAGACCAAGCCCTGGGTGAGCGGCTATTGGCCGACCCCAAGGAACAGCACGAACATCAGCTGGTGGTGCAGACCATCACCCAGGCCCTGCACGACAAGGTCACCGACCTGCATGCCGCCCCGTGCCCTGGCCTGTTGAAACTGGCCACCGTGCAGCACCTGAGCACGCCCATCACCGCACAACTGAATGTCGGCAAGCGCCTGCTCGACGGCGTCCAGGCGCTGCACCCCACCCCCGCCGTCGGCGGCTTGCCCAGGGCACCTGCGCTGGGCTTCATCCGTGGACACGAAGGCTTCGACCGTGGCTGGTACGCCGCGCCGGTGGGCTGGCTGGACGCCAATGGCAACGGTGACTTCCTGGTGGCACTGCGCTCGGCCTTGATCACGCCCAGACACTGCCATGCTTTTGCCGGCTGCGGCATTGTCGAAGGCTCGTTGCCGGCCAACGAGTACGAAGAAACCCAGATCAAGCTGGCAAGCATGCAACAGGCGCTGCAACTGGCCTGCCCTGCTGATACTGACGTGGCGTACAGCCAAACTCACGACGAAACACCGTATGCAAGTACTGCGCAGAGGTGAAGCCGCAGCTGGCGGCGATGTCGGCGATGGCCAGGTCCTGGTTCTCCAGGCCCTTGGCGGCAGCGGCGAGTTTGAAACCGAGGATTTCATCATGCACGCTGCAGCCGCGCACCTTGCGAAAGTGCGCTTCCAGGGAAGAGCGTGAGACGCCGACATAAGCGGCAACCTGGTCGGTCTTGATCCCCTGGCAAGCGTACTGCCGGATAAACAGCAATGCCTGCATCACATAAGGGTTGCCCAAGGGCTGATGCAGGCTGGAGGCCTGCACGTTGATCGCATCCGGCGGCACCAGCACCTGCGTGCCGGTGCAGGGCTTGCCATGCAGCATCTGGTGCAGCAAGGCCGCGGCGGTACGGCCCATGGTCTCGGTGCCCTGGATCACCGAACTCAGCGGCACCCGCGTGAGGGTGCGGGTCAGTGGGTCGTTGTCGATACCGATCAACGCCACTTGCTCCGGCACGGCAATCCCGGCGGTCAGGCAGGCTTGCAGCAATTGCCGGGCACGGGCATCGGTCACGGCGATAATGCCGATAGGCTTGGGCAGGCTGTGCAGCCAGGCAATCTGCTGCTCCACCGCGCTGTCCCACAACGGCGCGCTGGTGCCCAGGCCGCGATAGATCTCCACCTGCAAGCCATCGCGGTGCATCAAGCGGCGAAAGGCTTTCTCACGCTCCTGGGCCCAACGATTGGCCTGGGCTTCGGGCAGGCTGAAACAGGCAAACCGCGTCAGCCCGGCCTCGATCAAATGCTCGTAGGCCAGCTTCATCAAGGCATGGTTATCGGTGGCGACATAGGGAATGCCCTTGGGGTACGAGCTTGCGTCCTCATAAGAACCACCCACCGCCACCACCGGTATCCGACTCCCAGCCAGCGCCTCGCCGATCAGCGGGTCATCGAAGTCGGCAATGATGCCGTCCCCCTGCCAACGCTCGATACCGCGCAGACGGCAAAGAAAATCCTCCTCCAGGAACAGGTCCCAGGACGCGCGGGTACTGCTCAGGTAATTGCCGATACCGGTGATGATGCCGCGGTCGTAGATTTTGCTGCCGTTGAAGAGCAAGGCGATGCGGTGCACGGGCGGTAGGGTTTTCATTGTTTTTGTCCTGGGGCCGGTGGGTGCAGATGAGTACGCAAAGGTCTGACTGCTCAGGATAGCGGGCCTCGGATGAGGCCCGCTTAACTTACCTAAATTCCACCAATATGGCTGCAACTGCTGCCCAAAAGACGGAACCGATCAACATCATCATATTGATGGTCAACAGACGTTTTAGATGAGGTGGGAAGTTTTCAAGATCGACAGGGTCCAGTTCTCCGATGCGAATAGACGCCTTCGGTAACGTCACCATTCCGGCAATTTTTGATATTTCCAGAAGCGACCAGATTACCCCCCTCTTTCCCAGGCTTGTTCCCCAGATATAAATAAAACGACTGTTTTTCAGCGCATCTTTCATAGAGTCCAAGTGTCGACGACTAAGGTAAAGACTAAAAGTAATGCCAGCAGCGGCAAGCAAAATTGGCCCCCCTGTAACGATGATTGCGATCCAGGGAGGCCAAGTGTCGATACCGGTCATGGCTGCCTTGCCTCGTAAATTTTTTCACCTATGTACTCACCCGTTTTACCACCGTAAGTCGTACCCACCCAGGCGCCAGTGCCTACAACAGCAGCGACGCAGATAACACCACCGATTCCTGTTGTGACGCCTAGTGCTACGCACACTGCAGTACTGGCATAGCTGGCTGCCAATCCGCTTGCAGCACCGATAGCAGTAGACCCAGCGAATTTCCCTCCTTCAGTAAATTTAACCTTCTCACACGCCGCCCCAGAATCCCCATTACACACCTGCTGAATAGCCAACAACGAAGACACCCCACCAAGGCCTATACCGATATAACCACCTGCCTTCATATACTTCGTGGCACGACTAACAGCCTCCACATGAGCCGCATACCCCGGAATCTGACCCGGCCCGCCCGCCTTGTCCCAGTGATGCACCAAGCTGCGGCTGGAAATGCCCAGGGCCGTTTTCAACTTCGGGTGATCGCCCAAGGTTGTCTGCCCGCGCAAGCGCGTGGAGTTGAGCAAATGGGCATCCAGCTGGTTCATCAGTCGCTGACGATCAGCAAAGAACTGCGGTGATCTAAGGTGGCCGTGCTGCCGATAGCTTTCCTGGTGCAAGCGCTCCATCGCCTGGAGTGTGTCGCGCAGATTACTCAGGTGCTTCTCCATCACCACCGCACTCACGCCGAGCCAGGTTGAGGTATGGCCGATAAACCCGGCAATTTCAGCGCCGTGGCGAAACAGG from Pseudomonas synxantha harbors:
- a CDS encoding isochorismate synthase, with the translated sequence MNAADLLTVFQAAHQRAVAYQRPVIAVSAYPAPTLAPLALYAAHRQGFFWCAHSPDLSLFGLGCAWQIEACGPGRMAEVDRQWFALCADALVQGPYPAVLLGGMRFDEQQSCASHWAPFADASFQLAHWLLSEDATGRWLRCQRVVEPGSDPAALVQESLAVYEQLLNPAPHVTSTPDVLERRALPRHQWQAKVDTALHAIAGGELNKVVLARHIDHHLDATLDTGAVMGRLHERRNASHLFAIHRGEHCFMGATPERLLSCDAGRLTTHALAGSTRRGLWPDEDQALGERLLADPKEQHEHQLVVQTITQALHDKVTDLHAAPCPGLLKLATVQHLSTPITAQLNVGKRLLDGVQALHPTPAVGGLPRAPALGFIRGHEGFDRGWYAAPVGWLDANGNGDFLVALRSALITPRHCHAFAGCGIVEGSLPANEYEETQIKLASMQQALQLACPADTDVAYSQTHDETPYASTAQR
- a CDS encoding (2,3-dihydroxybenzoyl)adenylate synthase, encoding MLDGCTDWPEDFIRRYREQGYWQGVPLGQLPREQSQSTPQQEALVDGNRRWSYAELDQQADRLAAGLAERGLVAGQRVLVQLPNIAEFFALTFALLRLGVIPVFALPAHREHELEHLAHLSQAVAYVIVDQHLGFDYRPLARTLREQVPSLQQVWVVGAPEEFVALADCVAAPRQFPTPDARDVAVLLLSGGTTGLPKLIPRTHDDYACNARLAARACGFDGHTRYLAALPVAHNFPLASPGALGVFSVGATLVLAPEPSPDTAFELIERERITHTALIPPLVLLWLEVAQWSDHDLSSLQWLQVGGARLKAEIAARIRPALGCGLQQVYGMAEGLLCFTPLDDPEERVFDTQGLPLTTADEIRIVDADDVQVAPGAVGELLVRGPYTIRGYYNAAEHNQRAFTADGFYRSGDLVRRLPEGHLIVEGRSKDVINRGGEKIPVEEIENLLLGHPLIRDVALVALADELLGERSCACVLAHGEPLDLASINAWLRERGLAAYKLPDRLQVLREFPLTRLGKVNRKALAEQVLAS
- a CDS encoding PAAR domain-containing protein, with amino-acid sequence MRKGHYVVLGDQTTCGGRILEGDPTFKLRGLHRALEGARVTCGNHAGSFRILGGISNMRRNGKRVAGTLDSVSSCPCGARLIPSVLTATYEKREAEPPASQRVAQPGEATVNGNPVTPSQSAFTPSDHAVPTVVNSVQGQEPGFYIVPKSMSREALEAALFPTLDPAVMRKFQSLNPNTGHVKAGSMIVLSDPNNTSCTYQEAQLMQAARQVDASLDALTPDEADFLFRHGAEIAGFIGHTSTWLGVSAVVMEKHLSNLRDTLQAMERLHQESYRQHGHLRSPQFFADRQRLMNQLDAHLLNSTRLRGQTTLGDHPKLKTALGISSRSLVHHWDKAGGPGQIPGYAAHVEAVSRATKYMKAGGYIGIGLGGVSSLLAIQQVCNGDSGAACEKVKFTEGGKFAGSTAIGAASGLAASYASTAVCVALGVTTGIGGVICVAAVVGTGAWVGTTYGGKTGEYIGEKIYEARQP
- a CDS encoding isochorismate lyase, which gives rise to MKTPEHCTGLHDIRHAIDRLDQQIIDALGLRMQYVKAASAFKPDQASIAAPERVAAMLPQRRQWAQDAGLDGEFIESLFNQIIHWYIAEQTAFWLQKKSKAV
- a CDS encoding XylR family transcriptional regulator, which gives rise to MKTLPPVHRIALLFNGSKIYDRGIITGIGNYLSSTRASWDLFLEEDFLCRLRGIERWQGDGIIADFDDPLIGEALAGSRIPVVAVGGSYEDASSYPKGIPYVATDNHALMKLAYEHLIEAGLTRFACFSLPEAQANRWAQEREKAFRRLMHRDGLQVEIYRGLGTSAPLWDSAVEQQIAWLHSLPKPIGIIAVTDARARQLLQACLTAGIAVPEQVALIGIDNDPLTRTLTRVPLSSVIQGTETMGRTAAALLHQMLHGKPCTGTQVLVPPDAINVQASSLHQPLGNPYVMQALLFIRQYACQGIKTDQVAAYVGVSRSSLEAHFRKVRGCSVHDEILGFKLAAAAKGLENQDLAIADIAASCGFTSAQYLHTVFRREFGCTPRQYQQGRPVAAPVACLPA
- a CDS encoding thioesterase II family protein; this encodes MSPWLRALRESEQPRARLVCLPHAGGSASFFRPWLAHLPGDIDLLAVQYPGREERFNEAHIPCLASLAEHISQALLALPARPLWLFGHSMGAALAYAVGIQLEAAGMGAAHVFVSAHAPPHRQPPSDLHRQDDTTLIADILRQDAQAADLWANPQLRALFLPVLRSDYQAIETWRPAHLLPLAAPLDVLLAHDDAEVSLEQARAWADLSRHTPDIRWFDGDHFYLKHQPRPVIHHLLQRSAYLQEDSQ